In a genomic window of Quercus lobata isolate SW786 chromosome 4, ValleyOak3.0 Primary Assembly, whole genome shotgun sequence:
- the LOC115987523 gene encoding receptor-like protein 6 isoform X1: MGRSTWKYQVFFLFSLILHSQLPFPSSLSSSLSSMPPCSALLHFSKSFSLDQRVSASNTYPKTASWREDKHCCSWDGVECDKNKSHVVGLDLTSSWLMGHIHSNGTLFFLPNLRRLNLADNHFRGSLIPSEFGNFKSLTYLNLSFSVFSGQIPFEISQLSSLVSLDLSKNGLLIKAPVWKRVIGNLTQLRELILDRTNMSSIRTNSLMNLSSSLTTLSLRYCDLRGKLENNILCLPSIQTLDLSENWLSIEAPVWKSVIGNLTQLRELLLGGTNMSSIRPNSLTNLSSSLTTLSLHYCDLRGKLEDNILCLPSIQTLDLSDYSFNGLLPSSLFNLPNLSTLDLGYNQLVGPLPSHVSGLNLIVLSLSSNFLNGTLPSWLFSMPSLETLYLDRNQFFGEIGEFKYNSLKNLDLGYNKLHGSIPRSVSRLVNLTILSLPSNNLSIMLGSKMFSKFKNLETLDLSNNSVSINNNAAYALPNLQYLNLAYSNISEFPRWLGDVGNNSLYYVDLRNNLLQGQFPTLNSSNLQFIFFSNNNLTGEIPSLICDAIHLGVLDLSHNNLSGMIPKCLVNSTSLSVLDLRMNSLHGTIPTTFVIRNNFRTINLNGNQLEGPLPPSLANCRDLEILDLGNNKINGVFPYWLGSLYKLQVLVIRSNRFQGRIGNPKTKFPFPNLRIIDISNNQFNGPLPIKYFKYLKAMKIVEESEVASKYMGENYYQDSLNIMMKGHYIEMERVLTILTSIDFSNNSFRGEMPKIIGRLKSLKGLNFSYNNLIGYIPSSIGNLTNLEWLDLSFNKLGGEIPSQLTDLTSLEVLNL; encoded by the exons ATGGGGCGTTCAACTTGGAAGTATCAagtcttctttttgttctctttgatCTTGCATTCTCAACTTCCCTTTCCATcgtctctctcttcttccttgtCTTCAATGCCACCATGCTCTGCTCTACTCCATTTTAGTAAGTCTTTTTCTCTTGACCAACGTGTTTCTGCCTCAAATACTTATCCTAAAACAGCCAGTTGGCGGGAGGATAAGCACTGTTGCAGTTGGGATGGGGTCGAGTGtgacaaaaacaaaagccaTGTGGTTGGCCTGGACCTTACTTCCAGCTGGCTTATGGGCCACATTCATTCCAACGGTACCCTGTTTTTTCTTCCCAATCTCAGGAGGTTGAACCTCGCTGACAATCACTTCCGTGGCTCCCTAATTCCTTCTGAGTTTGGCAACTTTAAGAGTTTGACTTATCTCAACCTTTCTTTTTCCGTATTTTCTGGCCAAATCCCGTTTGAAATCTCTCAGTTGTCTTCACTGGTTTCACTTGATCTTTCTAAGAATGGGCTCTTAATCAAAGCTCCAGTCTGGAAAAGAGTCATTGGTAACCTAACTCAGTTAAGGGAACTTATTCTGGATAGGACAAATATGTCCTCAATTAGAACTAATTCTTTGATGAATCTATCCTCCTCTTTGACAACTCTTAGTCTCCGTTACTGTGACTTGCGGGGAAAACTCGAAAATAACATCCTCTGCCTTCCCAGTATACAAACCCTTGATCTTTCTGAGAATTGGTTATCAATCGAAGCTCCAGTATGGAAAAGTGTCATTGGTAACCTAACTCAGTTAAGGGAACTTCTTCTGGGTGGGACAAATATGTCCTCAATTAGACCTAATTCTTTGACGAATCTATCCTCCTCTTTGACAACTCTTAGTCTCCATTACTGTGACTTGCGGGGAAAACTTGAAGATAACATCCTCTGCCTTCCCAGTATACAAACCCTTGATTTGTCAGATTATAGTTTTAACG GTCTGTTGCCGTCATCACTATTCAACTTGCCGAATCTCTCAACTTTAGACCTTGGGTACAATCAACTTGTTGGTCCCCTTCCTAGTCATGTAAGTGGTTTGAATCTAATTGTTCTCTCTTTAAGTTCAAATTTCCTAAATGGAACACTGCCATCTTGGTTGTTCAGTATGCCATCTTTGGAGACTTTGTATCTTGATCGTAATCAATTCTTTGGTGAGATTGGTGAATTCAAGTACAATTCATTGAAGAATCTTGATTTGGGTTATAATAAGCTACATGGCTCTATACCTAGGTCAGTATCTAGACTTGTGAACCTTACTATCCTATCTCTCCCATCAAATAACTTGAGTATTATGTTGGGGTCTAAAATGttttcaaagttcaaaaatctTGAGACTCTTGATTTGTCAAATAACTCAGTTAGCATCAATAATAATGCTGCCTATGCCCTGCCCAATCTTCAATATTTGAACTTGGCTTACTCCAATATCAGTGAATTCCCAAGATGGTTGGGGGATGTGGGGAATAATTCATTATATTATGTTGATCTTCGTAACAATTTGCTACAAGGACAATTTCCCACTCTAAATTCTTCCAATTTGCAATTCATCTTTTTCTCCAATAACAATTTAACGGGAGAAATCCCTTCTTTAATTTGCGATGCAATTCACCTTGGAGTTCTAGACTTGTCTCATAACAACTTAAGTGGCATGATTCCTAAGTGTTTGGTAAACTCTACTTCCCTCTCGGTCTTGGATTTGCGAATGAATAGCCTTCATGGTACCATTCCTACAACATTTGTGATCAGAAATAATTTTAGGACTATTAACCTTAATGGCAATCAATTGGAAGGGCCATTACCACCATCTTTGGCAAATTGTAGGGACTTGGAAATTCTAGATCTTGGAAACAATAAGATAAATGGAGTCTTCCCTTATTGGTTGGGAAGTCTTTATAAATTGCAAGTTCTTGTCATAAGATCAAATAGATTTCAAGGTCGTATAGGCAATCCTAAAACCAAATTTCCTTTCCCGAATTTGCGAATCATAGACATCTCTAACAATCAGTTTAATGGTCCTTTgccaataaaatatttcaaatatttgaaagccatgaagattgtgGAAGAAAGTGAAGTTGCATCGAAATATATGGGAGAAAATTATTATCAAGATTCATTGAATATCATGATGAAAGGGCATTATATTGAGATGGAGAGAGTCCTAACCATCTTAACAAGcattgatttttcaaacaatagtTTCAGAGGAGAGATGCCAAAGATAATTGGAAGGCTTAAATCACTCAAGGGGCTCAACTTTTCTTACAATAACCTTATAGGTTATATTCCATCATCAATTGGAAATTTGACCAATCTTGAATGGTTGGACCTCTCTTTCAACAAGCTCGGTGGGGAGATTCCTAGTCAATTGACAGATCTAACATCGCTTGAAGTCTTAAATCTATAA
- the LOC115987523 gene encoding receptor-like protein 35 isoform X2, translated as MGRSTWKYQVFFLFSLILHSQLPFPSSLSSSLSSMPPCSALLHFSKSFSLDQRVSASNTYPKTASWREDKHCCSWDGVECDKNKSHVVGLDLTSSWLMGHIHSNGTLFFLPNLRRLNLADNHFRGSLIPSEFGNFKSLTYLNLSFSVFSGQIPFEISQLSSLVSLDLSKNWLSIEAPVWKSVIGNLTQLRELLLGGTNMSSIRPNSLTNLSSSLTTLSLHYCDLRGKLEDNILCLPSIQTLDLSDYSFNGLLPSSLFNLPNLSTLDLGYNQLVGPLPSHVSGLNLIVLSLSSNFLNGTLPSWLFSMPSLETLYLDRNQFFGEIGEFKYNSLKNLDLGYNKLHGSIPRSVSRLVNLTILSLPSNNLSIMLGSKMFSKFKNLETLDLSNNSVSINNNAAYALPNLQYLNLAYSNISEFPRWLGDVGNNSLYYVDLRNNLLQGQFPTLNSSNLQFIFFSNNNLTGEIPSLICDAIHLGVLDLSHNNLSGMIPKCLVNSTSLSVLDLRMNSLHGTIPTTFVIRNNFRTINLNGNQLEGPLPPSLANCRDLEILDLGNNKINGVFPYWLGSLYKLQVLVIRSNRFQGRIGNPKTKFPFPNLRIIDISNNQFNGPLPIKYFKYLKAMKIVEESEVASKYMGENYYQDSLNIMMKGHYIEMERVLTILTSIDFSNNSFRGEMPKIIGRLKSLKGLNFSYNNLIGYIPSSIGNLTNLEWLDLSFNKLGGEIPSQLTDLTSLEVLNL; from the exons ATGGGGCGTTCAACTTGGAAGTATCAagtcttctttttgttctctttgatCTTGCATTCTCAACTTCCCTTTCCATcgtctctctcttcttccttgtCTTCAATGCCACCATGCTCTGCTCTACTCCATTTTAGTAAGTCTTTTTCTCTTGACCAACGTGTTTCTGCCTCAAATACTTATCCTAAAACAGCCAGTTGGCGGGAGGATAAGCACTGTTGCAGTTGGGATGGGGTCGAGTGtgacaaaaacaaaagccaTGTGGTTGGCCTGGACCTTACTTCCAGCTGGCTTATGGGCCACATTCATTCCAACGGTACCCTGTTTTTTCTTCCCAATCTCAGGAGGTTGAACCTCGCTGACAATCACTTCCGTGGCTCCCTAATTCCTTCTGAGTTTGGCAACTTTAAGAGTTTGACTTATCTCAACCTTTCTTTTTCCGTATTTTCTGGCCAAATCCCGTTTGAAATCTCTCAGTTGTCTTCACTGGTTTCACTTGATCTTTCTA AGAATTGGTTATCAATCGAAGCTCCAGTATGGAAAAGTGTCATTGGTAACCTAACTCAGTTAAGGGAACTTCTTCTGGGTGGGACAAATATGTCCTCAATTAGACCTAATTCTTTGACGAATCTATCCTCCTCTTTGACAACTCTTAGTCTCCATTACTGTGACTTGCGGGGAAAACTTGAAGATAACATCCTCTGCCTTCCCAGTATACAAACCCTTGATTTGTCAGATTATAGTTTTAACG GTCTGTTGCCGTCATCACTATTCAACTTGCCGAATCTCTCAACTTTAGACCTTGGGTACAATCAACTTGTTGGTCCCCTTCCTAGTCATGTAAGTGGTTTGAATCTAATTGTTCTCTCTTTAAGTTCAAATTTCCTAAATGGAACACTGCCATCTTGGTTGTTCAGTATGCCATCTTTGGAGACTTTGTATCTTGATCGTAATCAATTCTTTGGTGAGATTGGTGAATTCAAGTACAATTCATTGAAGAATCTTGATTTGGGTTATAATAAGCTACATGGCTCTATACCTAGGTCAGTATCTAGACTTGTGAACCTTACTATCCTATCTCTCCCATCAAATAACTTGAGTATTATGTTGGGGTCTAAAATGttttcaaagttcaaaaatctTGAGACTCTTGATTTGTCAAATAACTCAGTTAGCATCAATAATAATGCTGCCTATGCCCTGCCCAATCTTCAATATTTGAACTTGGCTTACTCCAATATCAGTGAATTCCCAAGATGGTTGGGGGATGTGGGGAATAATTCATTATATTATGTTGATCTTCGTAACAATTTGCTACAAGGACAATTTCCCACTCTAAATTCTTCCAATTTGCAATTCATCTTTTTCTCCAATAACAATTTAACGGGAGAAATCCCTTCTTTAATTTGCGATGCAATTCACCTTGGAGTTCTAGACTTGTCTCATAACAACTTAAGTGGCATGATTCCTAAGTGTTTGGTAAACTCTACTTCCCTCTCGGTCTTGGATTTGCGAATGAATAGCCTTCATGGTACCATTCCTACAACATTTGTGATCAGAAATAATTTTAGGACTATTAACCTTAATGGCAATCAATTGGAAGGGCCATTACCACCATCTTTGGCAAATTGTAGGGACTTGGAAATTCTAGATCTTGGAAACAATAAGATAAATGGAGTCTTCCCTTATTGGTTGGGAAGTCTTTATAAATTGCAAGTTCTTGTCATAAGATCAAATAGATTTCAAGGTCGTATAGGCAATCCTAAAACCAAATTTCCTTTCCCGAATTTGCGAATCATAGACATCTCTAACAATCAGTTTAATGGTCCTTTgccaataaaatatttcaaatatttgaaagccatgaagattgtgGAAGAAAGTGAAGTTGCATCGAAATATATGGGAGAAAATTATTATCAAGATTCATTGAATATCATGATGAAAGGGCATTATATTGAGATGGAGAGAGTCCTAACCATCTTAACAAGcattgatttttcaaacaatagtTTCAGAGGAGAGATGCCAAAGATAATTGGAAGGCTTAAATCACTCAAGGGGCTCAACTTTTCTTACAATAACCTTATAGGTTATATTCCATCATCAATTGGAAATTTGACCAATCTTGAATGGTTGGACCTCTCTTTCAACAAGCTCGGTGGGGAGATTCCTAGTCAATTGACAGATCTAACATCGCTTGAAGTCTTAAATCTATAA
- the LOC115987523 gene encoding receptor-like protein 9DC3 isoform X3: MGRSTWKYQVFFLFSLILHSQLPFPSSLSSSLSSMPPCSALLHFSKSFSLDQRVSASNTYPKTASWREDKHCCSWDGVECDKNKSHVVGLDLTSSWLMGHIHSNGTLFFLPNLRRLNLADNHFRGSLIPSEFGNFKSLTYLNLSFSVFSGQIPFEISQLSSLVSLDLSKNGLLIKAPVWKRVIGNLTQLRELILDRTNMSSIRTNSLMNLSSSLTTLSLRYCDLRGKLENNILCLPSIQTLDLSENWLSIEAPVWKSVIGNLTQLRELLLGGTNMSSIRPNSLTNLSSSLTTLSLHYCDLRGKLEDNILCLPSIQTLDLSDYSFNGLLPSSLFNLPNLSTLDLGYNQLVGPLPSHLIVIVGVGVCIRSKISSTLDGRCGKCIKYEKKYLSHILTSLHITRLMLF; this comes from the exons ATGGGGCGTTCAACTTGGAAGTATCAagtcttctttttgttctctttgatCTTGCATTCTCAACTTCCCTTTCCATcgtctctctcttcttccttgtCTTCAATGCCACCATGCTCTGCTCTACTCCATTTTAGTAAGTCTTTTTCTCTTGACCAACGTGTTTCTGCCTCAAATACTTATCCTAAAACAGCCAGTTGGCGGGAGGATAAGCACTGTTGCAGTTGGGATGGGGTCGAGTGtgacaaaaacaaaagccaTGTGGTTGGCCTGGACCTTACTTCCAGCTGGCTTATGGGCCACATTCATTCCAACGGTACCCTGTTTTTTCTTCCCAATCTCAGGAGGTTGAACCTCGCTGACAATCACTTCCGTGGCTCCCTAATTCCTTCTGAGTTTGGCAACTTTAAGAGTTTGACTTATCTCAACCTTTCTTTTTCCGTATTTTCTGGCCAAATCCCGTTTGAAATCTCTCAGTTGTCTTCACTGGTTTCACTTGATCTTTCTAAGAATGGGCTCTTAATCAAAGCTCCAGTCTGGAAAAGAGTCATTGGTAACCTAACTCAGTTAAGGGAACTTATTCTGGATAGGACAAATATGTCCTCAATTAGAACTAATTCTTTGATGAATCTATCCTCCTCTTTGACAACTCTTAGTCTCCGTTACTGTGACTTGCGGGGAAAACTCGAAAATAACATCCTCTGCCTTCCCAGTATACAAACCCTTGATCTTTCTGAGAATTGGTTATCAATCGAAGCTCCAGTATGGAAAAGTGTCATTGGTAACCTAACTCAGTTAAGGGAACTTCTTCTGGGTGGGACAAATATGTCCTCAATTAGACCTAATTCTTTGACGAATCTATCCTCCTCTTTGACAACTCTTAGTCTCCATTACTGTGACTTGCGGGGAAAACTTGAAGATAACATCCTCTGCCTTCCCAGTATACAAACCCTTGATTTGTCAGATTATAGTTTTAACG GTCTGTTGCCGTCATCACTATTCAACTTGCCGAATCTCTCAACTTTAGACCTTGGGTACAATCAACTTGTTGGTCCCCTTCCTAGTCAT TTAATTGTGATAGTTGGTGTTGGAGTTTGTATTAGGTCCAAAATTTCCTCCACCTTGGATGGGAG